One window from the genome of Leptidea sinapis chromosome 24, ilLepSina1.1, whole genome shotgun sequence encodes:
- the LOC126971591 gene encoding juvenile hormone esterase-like isoform X4, with the protein MVVVELEQGKLKGVICEIKSGKYCAFKGIPYAKPPIGDLRFKAPEPPEPWQGIRDASEHGPVCPQYNERLNRFETGSEDCLFLNVYSKAIKPAHPLPVMVWIHGGGFYTGSGDSDFYGPDFFMAHDVVLVTFNYRLEVLGFLCLDSEEVPGNAGLKDQVAVLKWVKKNISSFGGNPSNVTIFGTSAGGASVSYHMISDMSVGLFDKAICQSGVCLNDWSYNLYGRQRAFQLGEILGKKTDNVTELLEFLMTVPTESLVNIKLPKLNTVPADTSDALTFAPVIENPYLHVEKFISDIPVNLVRDGRLAKVPLMLGYMSGDGIEVARHLPETLSLKQGSFIPRELKMSMSSEKLLDVDEKVRQQYFGGNIISRNMITEVVRLATDVTFAYNTRRLARYHVKNTSMPVYFFQFSAESERNFTKKQYNMTHAAGVCHSDDLPYLFNITNLHVPLTDDSQQIVEQIVTLWVNFSSFGDPTATFKNIKWKPFKETEKYCFDIDKELKCVLNLNEDNMTLWDEIYKEITI; encoded by the exons GCACCCGAACCTCCGGAGCCTTGGCAAGGAATACGAGATGCATCAGAACACGGCCCGGTATGCCCTCAATACAACGAACGTCTCAACCGATTTGAAACAGGCAGTGAagattgtttatttcttaacgTTTACTCCAAAGCTATAAAGCCTGCGCATCCATTACCTGTCATGGTTTGGATACATGGTGGAGGATTTTACACAGGCTCGGGAGACTCGGATTTTTATGGACCAGATTTCTTTATGGCACACGACGTTGTTCTTGTAACTTTTAATTACAGATTGGAAGTGCTCGGATTCCTTTGCCTTGACAGCGAAGAAGTGCCTGGTAATGCGGGCTTGAAAGATCAAGTTGCAGTTTTGAAATGGGTCAAGAAAAACATTAGTTCCTTCGGAGGCAATCCAAGTAATGTAACTATATTTGGAACAAGTGCCGGCGGTGCATCAGTATCCTACCATATGATATCAGACATGAGTGTAGGTCTTTTCGACAAAGCAATCTGTCAAAGCGGTGTTTGTCTTAATGATTGGagctataatttatatggtCGACAGCGTGCCTTTCAATTAGGAGAAATCTTGGGGAAAAAAACAGACAATGTGACTGAgttattagaatttttaatgACAGTTCCAACTGAATCTTTAGTCAACATAAAATTGCCAAAATTGAACACCGTTCCAGCCGATACTTCCGATGCATTGACATTTGCACCGGTAATAGAGAATCCATACCTGCATGTTGAGAAATTTATTAGCGATATACCAGTAAATTTAGTAAGAGATGGTCGCTTGGCAAAAGTACCTCTTATGTTAGGATACATGTCGGGTGATGGTATTGAAGTTGCGCGACACCTTCcagaaacattatctttaaaGCAAGGCTCATTTATTCCAAGAGAGTTAAAAATGAGCATGTCCTCTGAAAAACTATTGGATGTAGATGAAAAAGTACGACAACAATATTTCGGTGGTAACATTATAAGTAGAAATATGATAACAGAAGTTGTTCGTTTGGCTACTGATGTAACATTTGCCTATAACACTAGAAGATTAGCACGGTATCACGTGAAAAATACGTCAATGCCGGTTTATTTTTTCCAGTTTTCAGCAGAGTCTGAACGaaactttacaaaaaaacagtataatatgACACACGCGGCCGGTGTATGCCATTCTGATGATCTaccttatttatttaacattactaATCTGCATGTACCACTTACCGATGACTCCCAGCAGATTGTAGAACAAATTGTTACATTATGGGTCAATTTTTCATCGTTTGG GGACCCCACTGCGACATTCAAAAACATAAAATGGAAGCCGTTCAAAGAGACTGAGAAATATTGTTTTGATATTGACAAAGAGCTCAAATGCGTTCTAAATTTGAATGAAGACAATATGACGCTTTGGGACGAGATCTATAAGGAAATTACTATTTGA
- the LOC126971591 gene encoding juvenile hormone esterase-like isoform X2 produces MSIILKSSERKTMVVVELEQGKLKGVICEIKSGKYCAFKGIPYAKPPIGDLRFKAPEPPEPWQGIRDASEHGPVCPQYNERLNRFETGSEDCLFLNVYSKAIKPAHPLPVMVWIHGGGFYTGSGDSDFYGPDFFMAHDVVLVTFNYRLEVLGFLCLDSEEVPGNAGLKDQVAVLKWVKKNISSFGGNPSNVTIFGTSAGGASVSYHMISDMSVGLFDKAICQSGVCLNDWSYNLYGRQRAFQLGEILGKKTDNVTELLEFLMTVPTESLVNIKLPKLNTVPADTSDALTFAPVIENPYLHVEKFISDIPVNLVRDGRLAKVPLMLGYMSGDGIEVARHLPETLSLKQGSFIPRELKMSMSSEKLLDVDEKVRQQYFGGNIISRNMITEVVRLATDVTFAYNTRRLARYHVKNTSMPVYFFQFSAESERNFTKKQYNMTHAAGVCHSDDLPYLFNITNLHVPLTDDSQQIVEQIVTLWVNFSSFGDPTATFKNIKWKPFKETEKYCFDIDKELKCVLNLNEDNMTLWDEIYKEITI; encoded by the exons GCACCCGAACCTCCGGAGCCTTGGCAAGGAATACGAGATGCATCAGAACACGGCCCGGTATGCCCTCAATACAACGAACGTCTCAACCGATTTGAAACAGGCAGTGAagattgtttatttcttaacgTTTACTCCAAAGCTATAAAGCCTGCGCATCCATTACCTGTCATGGTTTGGATACATGGTGGAGGATTTTACACAGGCTCGGGAGACTCGGATTTTTATGGACCAGATTTCTTTATGGCACACGACGTTGTTCTTGTAACTTTTAATTACAGATTGGAAGTGCTCGGATTCCTTTGCCTTGACAGCGAAGAAGTGCCTGGTAATGCGGGCTTGAAAGATCAAGTTGCAGTTTTGAAATGGGTCAAGAAAAACATTAGTTCCTTCGGAGGCAATCCAAGTAATGTAACTATATTTGGAACAAGTGCCGGCGGTGCATCAGTATCCTACCATATGATATCAGACATGAGTGTAGGTCTTTTCGACAAAGCAATCTGTCAAAGCGGTGTTTGTCTTAATGATTGGagctataatttatatggtCGACAGCGTGCCTTTCAATTAGGAGAAATCTTGGGGAAAAAAACAGACAATGTGACTGAgttattagaatttttaatgACAGTTCCAACTGAATCTTTAGTCAACATAAAATTGCCAAAATTGAACACCGTTCCAGCCGATACTTCCGATGCATTGACATTTGCACCGGTAATAGAGAATCCATACCTGCATGTTGAGAAATTTATTAGCGATATACCAGTAAATTTAGTAAGAGATGGTCGCTTGGCAAAAGTACCTCTTATGTTAGGATACATGTCGGGTGATGGTATTGAAGTTGCGCGACACCTTCcagaaacattatctttaaaGCAAGGCTCATTTATTCCAAGAGAGTTAAAAATGAGCATGTCCTCTGAAAAACTATTGGATGTAGATGAAAAAGTACGACAACAATATTTCGGTGGTAACATTATAAGTAGAAATATGATAACAGAAGTTGTTCGTTTGGCTACTGATGTAACATTTGCCTATAACACTAGAAGATTAGCACGGTATCACGTGAAAAATACGTCAATGCCGGTTTATTTTTTCCAGTTTTCAGCAGAGTCTGAACGaaactttacaaaaaaacagtataatatgACACACGCGGCCGGTGTATGCCATTCTGATGATCTaccttatttatttaacattactaATCTGCATGTACCACTTACCGATGACTCCCAGCAGATTGTAGAACAAATTGTTACATTATGGGTCAATTTTTCATCGTTTGG GGACCCCACTGCGACATTCAAAAACATAAAATGGAAGCCGTTCAAAGAGACTGAGAAATATTGTTTTGATATTGACAAAGAGCTCAAATGCGTTCTAAATTTGAATGAAGACAATATGACGCTTTGGGACGAGATCTATAAGGAAATTACTATTTGA
- the LOC126971591 gene encoding juvenile hormone esterase-like isoform X3 translates to MRDIFSERKTMVVVELEQGKLKGVICEIKSGKYCAFKGIPYAKPPIGDLRFKAPEPPEPWQGIRDASEHGPVCPQYNERLNRFETGSEDCLFLNVYSKAIKPAHPLPVMVWIHGGGFYTGSGDSDFYGPDFFMAHDVVLVTFNYRLEVLGFLCLDSEEVPGNAGLKDQVAVLKWVKKNISSFGGNPSNVTIFGTSAGGASVSYHMISDMSVGLFDKAICQSGVCLNDWSYNLYGRQRAFQLGEILGKKTDNVTELLEFLMTVPTESLVNIKLPKLNTVPADTSDALTFAPVIENPYLHVEKFISDIPVNLVRDGRLAKVPLMLGYMSGDGIEVARHLPETLSLKQGSFIPRELKMSMSSEKLLDVDEKVRQQYFGGNIISRNMITEVVRLATDVTFAYNTRRLARYHVKNTSMPVYFFQFSAESERNFTKKQYNMTHAAGVCHSDDLPYLFNITNLHVPLTDDSQQIVEQIVTLWVNFSSFGDPTATFKNIKWKPFKETEKYCFDIDKELKCVLNLNEDNMTLWDEIYKEITI, encoded by the exons GCACCCGAACCTCCGGAGCCTTGGCAAGGAATACGAGATGCATCAGAACACGGCCCGGTATGCCCTCAATACAACGAACGTCTCAACCGATTTGAAACAGGCAGTGAagattgtttatttcttaacgTTTACTCCAAAGCTATAAAGCCTGCGCATCCATTACCTGTCATGGTTTGGATACATGGTGGAGGATTTTACACAGGCTCGGGAGACTCGGATTTTTATGGACCAGATTTCTTTATGGCACACGACGTTGTTCTTGTAACTTTTAATTACAGATTGGAAGTGCTCGGATTCCTTTGCCTTGACAGCGAAGAAGTGCCTGGTAATGCGGGCTTGAAAGATCAAGTTGCAGTTTTGAAATGGGTCAAGAAAAACATTAGTTCCTTCGGAGGCAATCCAAGTAATGTAACTATATTTGGAACAAGTGCCGGCGGTGCATCAGTATCCTACCATATGATATCAGACATGAGTGTAGGTCTTTTCGACAAAGCAATCTGTCAAAGCGGTGTTTGTCTTAATGATTGGagctataatttatatggtCGACAGCGTGCCTTTCAATTAGGAGAAATCTTGGGGAAAAAAACAGACAATGTGACTGAgttattagaatttttaatgACAGTTCCAACTGAATCTTTAGTCAACATAAAATTGCCAAAATTGAACACCGTTCCAGCCGATACTTCCGATGCATTGACATTTGCACCGGTAATAGAGAATCCATACCTGCATGTTGAGAAATTTATTAGCGATATACCAGTAAATTTAGTAAGAGATGGTCGCTTGGCAAAAGTACCTCTTATGTTAGGATACATGTCGGGTGATGGTATTGAAGTTGCGCGACACCTTCcagaaacattatctttaaaGCAAGGCTCATTTATTCCAAGAGAGTTAAAAATGAGCATGTCCTCTGAAAAACTATTGGATGTAGATGAAAAAGTACGACAACAATATTTCGGTGGTAACATTATAAGTAGAAATATGATAACAGAAGTTGTTCGTTTGGCTACTGATGTAACATTTGCCTATAACACTAGAAGATTAGCACGGTATCACGTGAAAAATACGTCAATGCCGGTTTATTTTTTCCAGTTTTCAGCAGAGTCTGAACGaaactttacaaaaaaacagtataatatgACACACGCGGCCGGTGTATGCCATTCTGATGATCTaccttatttatttaacattactaATCTGCATGTACCACTTACCGATGACTCCCAGCAGATTGTAGAACAAATTGTTACATTATGGGTCAATTTTTCATCGTTTGG GGACCCCACTGCGACATTCAAAAACATAAAATGGAAGCCGTTCAAAGAGACTGAGAAATATTGTTTTGATATTGACAAAGAGCTCAAATGCGTTCTAAATTTGAATGAAGACAATATGACGCTTTGGGACGAGATCTATAAGGAAATTACTATTTGA